The DNA sequence ACGTCAGCCCACTGAACCAGAAGGACACTCATGCCGCGCACCAACCTCTCCATGTCCATGTCGGCGGACGGCTATGTCGCCGGCCCGGATCAGAGCGAAGAACATCCGTTGGGTGTCGGCGGTCAGCTGCTGCACGGCTGGCACATCGGGCCCGCCAGCGACCATCCCGTGAACAAGCAGGTGGTTTCCGAGATGATGGACGGGATGGGCGCCACCATCATGGGACGCAACATGTTTGGGCCGGTTCGAGGCGACTGGGGCGGCTCGGACTGGACCGGATGGTGGGGCGATGAGCCGCCCTACCACTGCCCGGTCTTCGTCCTCACCCACCATGCCCATGAGCCGATCGCCCTCGAGGGCACAACGTTCCACTTTGTCACCGACGGCATCGAGTCCGCGTACGAGCAGGCGGTGGCGGTCGCCGATGGACGCCCCATCAGCATCGCGGGCGGTGCTTCGTGCGCCCGGCAGGCGATTCAGGCGGGCCTCGTCGACGAGATCGACCTACAGGTGAGCCCCGTCATCCTGGGTTCGGGTGAGCGGCTGTTCGACGGTTTCGACGCCGGGACCCCACAGCTCGAACTCGAGCGGGTCCTGGAGGCTCCCGGAGTGGCCCACCTGCGCTACCGGGTCAAACGGTGACAGCTCGGACACATCAACACTGAGGTCAGCCGGGTTCTGTGTCCAGACCGTTCTCGATGGCGTAGCGCGTGAGCTC is a window from the Williamsia sp. DF01-3 genome containing:
- a CDS encoding dihydrofolate reductase family protein codes for the protein MPRTNLSMSMSADGYVAGPDQSEEHPLGVGGQLLHGWHIGPASDHPVNKQVVSEMMDGMGATIMGRNMFGPVRGDWGGSDWTGWWGDEPPYHCPVFVLTHHAHEPIALEGTTFHFVTDGIESAYEQAVAVADGRPISIAGGASCARQAIQAGLVDEIDLQVSPVILGSGERLFDGFDAGTPQLELERVLEAPGVAHLRYRVKR